The Camelus bactrianus isolate YW-2024 breed Bactrian camel chromosome 31, ASM4877302v1, whole genome shotgun sequence genomic sequence TCTACATCGCTATCAAATTCGAAGGAAACtcaggaaaagggaaaacaaagccTACTTGGTTATTCTATTTGAGCAGCATCTACCTTTCACAGaacaaatgctattttttttttaatttcgatGACATTCAAAAAGTTgtaactgagaaagaaaaacatgaaatttattTGAGAAGAAGTCTATAAAGAAATCTCCACATTTACAACACTTTTCTCAATACACAAGATAAATTCTGGGATGAAAAGTTTTTAGAACTCTATAGTCTTTGAATAGCCTCAGATAATAAATTAAACACAAGCAAAGATTAGCAGCAGTGTGAGAGTAGCAGCATTAGTAAGatagaacatgaaaacaaagaatcGCACACGAGAAAGAAGgtaggaacagctgtgacacaagGGAAATGATGCAGCGGATACAAGGGGCTTCGTCAGTGAAGGGAGTTCAAGCCGTCCATAAACAAGCAGAATAACCATGCAGCCCTCCATCTGCTTTGACATGAAGGGATGAGTAGGAATCAAATAATTATTGGGCATCTTTCTAGAGTCTTTACTTGTATTATCTTAGATTCCTTTTTAATCCTGAAGTCAAAGAAATTAATTAACTTACCAAAGATCACAAAATGAGTATTTGATCCCAGGTCTGCATCACTCCAAAATTCACACTTTTCCATTATATCAGGATGTTGCttagaaaatatttcacatgAATTAATTCCTcaatgaaataaacatttaaaaaactacactaattttattttcttaagcaaCCTTCTAGTAATGCACAGCCCATCAGACCTCTGCCTTTCTTTGCTACCTTTTTCTGGGAAGTACCTATGCTGCAGGGTAAGTAGTTGCCAGGTTGCTGAAGACTTGCTCTAAGACTTCACACTTAATAGAAATGGGTAATCTCCCTCTGGATTGACAAATTACATCAGAAGGTGGATAATCAAAGTACTCAGACCTGAAGCTCTATCCTGCCTATTTGGctattattttttcctgtaaaatacAGCATCCTAGCCATAACAGATGGAGTAAAGAATGAGAAGGAACCTGCAAGAGACTACAGAAAAGGATCAGGATCTTCAACTCCCAAAATACCAAACCCTGACTCCCGTCTCCCAAAGGACATGCATATGATCCTGTTAAATGAAACAGGTCTTCTTCCTAAATCCACTGGCAGGTGATTAAAACTGCACCTTCTGGAATCAGACACACTAAAGCTCCTCCATGATTGCTAATCACGACCTTGGGCTAAATAActaacctctctaagcctgtttccacagacataaaacaaagaaatcatTCTAGTCAGTCACGTAAATTCTATAAACGTTAAACTGTAAGTGCAGAGATCATGAGTGCTTCTTAAATGTTAGCTCTGCGTCATCATTCTCGTCATCAACATCTTTGTGATGACACAGAAGTGTGTGAGGTCACTGGAGGGGTTTTGTAAACCTTCATGGGGCCAATACCAATTTCAGTACTGGAGCATCTTAGAGGAGATTTCAGAAGTGAGCAGCAGAGAGAGAACTGGCAAGGCCTGAAAGGACTGAAAAAGAAGCAAGCAGAAATTTCATGGGGAAAGAATCTGTatagcttaaaaaacaaaacaaaacaaatatatatatatatatatatatatatatatatatatatatatgtatatatatatggaaaagagATTCAGAGTGAAATACTCTCTCATGCAGTAAAACAAACTACTCATTTTTCTATTACCATGATGGGGACGCCAATGTCAGGCCACAGGAGGTCCTCTGACGGCAGCTTGGGAGAAttccacaccaccaccaccttgtTCAGGTAAGGGAGGCCATTCAGCCTCTCTAAAGAGTTCATGAGCACTTCCTCGCGCTCATAAGTCAACATCACCACCGTGAACTGCTCTCGGGGAACATTGCCTCCAAGCGCCGCCTGAAACTCCTTGCCAGAACCCCCAGCTCCACCACCAATAGGCCGAAATCCAGTCCCTGAGCCCAAGAATTTGGCCTCTGAGGGCAACACAGGGTCAAACGGTGTGTGGGGGAAGAGATGGAAAGGCCCTGGCGCAGAGTTCCAGCTGCGGTAGAAGTCAGTGACGGTCAAGGTGAAGTTGCGGAGGTATCTGGGGGAGGCGTAGGGCGGCTCAGTTTCCACTGGCCCCAGGTCCAGGTCCCCGTTGTCCGCCATGTTGGGGTCCGTCCCAGCTGCCTTGCCTGAGCGATGGGGGATCTCAGCTGCTGCCTCCTCCCGGATGGGAGCAGCTGGGATCTGTATGCGAGTCCTAATCATGGCCAGCACGGTGTTGAAAATACTGTCAGCAGTCGAGAAGTAAGTCTCCCAGAGGAAGCGGCCTTGCCGCCTCATAGCCAGCAGGTCACTGTCCGAGAGGCTCCGTAACAGGAAGTGGACCTCGGTCACTCGTGGCTTGGGCACCACCAGGGCTGCTTCACTCCACTGCAGCATGTCCTGGTAGGGAAGCTGTACCTGCTCCCCCAGCACAACTGGGACGGCCCCAACTTCCAAGGCTTCAAAGAGCCGGGTGGCACACCCAGAGGAAATAACCAAGTGAGGGTCCCCAGGAGTGATGATGAGGGCAAAGGTGGAAAGCTTCAGCAATTCTAAGCGGTCTTCTCGCTCCCCACACAGAGCCCACTCAGTAGGCAGACTGGGTTTGGGCTTGTTTTTGCAGGTAAATTCTACCAGGACCTGATCCAGTTTGCTATCCTGCACAGCCTTGAGGGTGGCAATGATCCGATCATCGTAGTCAGCTGGAGGGTCaccctccatctcctcctcaAAGGAGCGGGCCTCCTGCAGGCTGGATCTCAGAGACTCAATCTTCTCACCCTGGAAGGTGAAGAGATATCTCCGCTTCACAGGCACCTGTGGCGGGATTTCCATGAAGTTGGGCTCTGACATGGCATGGACTAGCGGTGACACCACCAAGTCAAAGCCGGGTCTGTACTGCGCAGCATAGAAAGTGGACTGGGCCACCATGGCACGGCCCGTACTGACATTGTACAGCAAATTCTGTGTGTCTGACTTCCGGGACAGATTGATGATGACGTGGTTGTGTCCATCTGTCCGCCAGTGCGGCAGAGAGGACAGCTGCTTCTCAAGGTCAGCAGGCCGCAGCACGACCGGCTCCTGCATCTCTCCTACTAAGATCACATAAAGGCAGGCAATGTCCGCGTTGTCTGTAACATAAACGTTAGCTCGTGCTGTAGCCTGAAAAGCCTGCTTGACCAAGGGGTCCAGGTAGCTGCCAAAGGCAAACTGGTCGCTGTCATAAACATAGACTGGGAAGCCAGAGGTGAGAGGGCAACGAGAATAATCGAAACAGTTGTGCAGCCGGCAGCCCCGCAGGACCTTGGGGGGAGGAAGGCCGGCATCGTCCTTCTCCGGGAGCAGCCGGATGGGCAGAGAAAGTTTGGGCTGATTCTGGGCCATCAGCTCTTTGTAAGAGTGCTCGGTCTGGCTGATGACATTCTTGAGCTGCAGCAGGTCCTGCTTGGCATTCTCAATGCTCTTCTTACAGGCTTCGATCTTCAGATTGAGCTTGGCGATCTCACTGTTGAGCTCTTGCCTCTTGGCCTCCAGCTGCAAGAGCTCTTCACTTACAGACTCGCGGATTCGGCAGAGATCCAGCACGTGCTTCACCTCGCACA encodes the following:
- the EXTL3 gene encoding exostosin-like 3 gives rise to the protein MTGYTMLRNGGVGNGGQTCMLRWSNRIRLTWLSFTLFIILVFFPLIAHYYLTTLDEADEAGKRIFGPRAGNELCEVKHVLDLCRIRESVSEELLQLEAKRQELNSEIAKLNLKIEACKKSIENAKQDLLQLKNVISQTEHSYKELMAQNQPKLSLPIRLLPEKDDAGLPPPKVLRGCRLHNCFDYSRCPLTSGFPVYVYDSDQFAFGSYLDPLVKQAFQATARANVYVTDNADIACLYVILVGEMQEPVVLRPADLEKQLSSLPHWRTDGHNHVIINLSRKSDTQNLLYNVSTGRAMVAQSTFYAAQYRPGFDLVVSPLVHAMSEPNFMEIPPQVPVKRRYLFTFQGEKIESLRSSLQEARSFEEEMEGDPPADYDDRIIATLKAVQDSKLDQVLVEFTCKNKPKPSLPTEWALCGEREDRLELLKLSTFALIITPGDPHLVISSGCATRLFEALEVGAVPVVLGEQVQLPYQDMLQWSEAALVVPKPRVTEVHFLLRSLSDSDLLAMRRQGRFLWETYFSTADSIFNTVLAMIRTRIQIPAAPIREEAAAEIPHRSGKAAGTDPNMADNGDLDLGPVETEPPYASPRYLRNFTLTVTDFYRSWNSAPGPFHLFPHTPFDPVLPSEAKFLGSGTGFRPIGGGAGGSGKEFQAALGGNVPREQFTVVMLTYEREEVLMNSLERLNGLPYLNKVVVVWNSPKLPSEDLLWPDIGVPIMVVRTEKNSLNNRFLPWNEIETEAILSIDDDAHLRHDEIMFGFRVWREARDRIVGFPGRYHAWDIPHQSWLYNSNYSCELSMVLTGAAFFHKYYAYLYSYVMPQAIRDMVDEYINCEDIAMNFLVSHITRKPPIKVTSRWTFRCPGCPQALSHDDSHFHERHKCINFFVKVYGYMPLLYTQFRVDSVLFKTRLPHDKTKCFKFI